From the genome of Tautonia marina, one region includes:
- a CDS encoding alkaline phosphatase family protein: MPGPASRVVYLGLDGATEAVLRPAFERGWMPNLQALWRRSATGTLWSSEPMVTPVAWTSFLTGCHPPTHGIHEFHYLDPVDRTILPNHAGRIRVPTLWDTLSERGHEIVSLGLPMTYPPPDVRGLVVAGSDAPGLQWAFAQCPDFGEEILRDLPGYSHKVLWKRRPRSIEELRTVSRHNQEVFRAQADAAERADARCDWTAMMVHFHNLDGIQHRLWPYLDLDETAEHQPDWTVEVVNCLRELDRAVGRLLELASRRNAAIIALSDHGFGPCRALVDVNGLLCQAGLQRRLPYGTRISYRMRRLRDRFDRWKRRRTPDGTARRGPRSIEGEVGCDWSKTVAFAPFGQLCGSIFLNPKLVSGSSAASRVIAEIIDTCRAAEDPDTGQPLFADAFDVAERYNLDPAAEGLPDVLAPSTDGYQAMAKWDPFCRSLLRPDPNLPATHRTDGVVAIEAPGILPGTRLDAELPDIAPTSLSLLGLTIPEVMEGRVLEEVQDLSRIQAAAGMSLPHRPAID; encoded by the coding sequence TCGAACGAGGCTGGATGCCGAACCTGCAGGCACTCTGGCGACGATCGGCGACCGGCACGCTCTGGTCCTCCGAACCGATGGTCACGCCCGTCGCCTGGACCTCGTTTCTGACCGGCTGCCATCCCCCGACCCACGGCATCCACGAGTTCCACTATCTCGACCCGGTCGATCGGACCATCTTGCCGAATCATGCCGGTCGGATTCGGGTGCCGACACTCTGGGATACGCTCTCGGAGCGTGGGCACGAGATCGTCAGCCTCGGCCTGCCCATGACCTATCCGCCGCCCGACGTCAGAGGTCTGGTCGTTGCCGGGTCCGACGCTCCGGGCTTGCAATGGGCGTTCGCCCAGTGCCCTGATTTCGGCGAGGAGATTCTCCGCGATCTCCCCGGCTACTCGCACAAGGTCCTCTGGAAGCGCCGACCGCGATCGATCGAGGAGCTTCGAACCGTTTCTCGACACAATCAGGAGGTCTTTCGCGCTCAGGCCGACGCCGCCGAGCGAGCCGACGCCCGGTGCGACTGGACCGCCATGATGGTCCACTTCCACAACCTCGACGGCATTCAGCACCGCCTTTGGCCCTATCTCGACCTCGACGAGACGGCCGAACACCAACCCGACTGGACGGTCGAGGTCGTGAATTGCCTCCGAGAACTGGATCGGGCCGTCGGCCGACTGCTGGAACTGGCCTCTCGGCGAAACGCGGCCATCATCGCGCTTTCCGACCACGGATTCGGTCCGTGCCGGGCGCTGGTTGATGTGAATGGCTTGCTCTGCCAGGCAGGGCTGCAGCGGAGACTTCCGTACGGTACGCGCATTTCCTACCGCATGCGAAGGCTTCGAGACCGCTTCGATCGCTGGAAGCGACGACGGACCCCAGATGGCACCGCCCGCCGAGGGCCTCGGTCAATCGAAGGAGAGGTCGGCTGCGACTGGTCGAAAACGGTCGCGTTCGCGCCGTTCGGTCAGCTTTGCGGTTCGATCTTCCTGAACCCGAAGCTGGTCTCCGGTTCTTCGGCAGCGTCTCGGGTCATTGCGGAAATTATTGATACGTGCCGCGCTGCCGAAGACCCGGACACGGGACAACCGCTCTTTGCCGACGCCTTTGACGTGGCCGAGCGTTACAACCTTGACCCGGCAGCCGAGGGCCTACCTGACGTCCTCGCTCCCTCGACCGACGGCTACCAGGCGATGGCCAAATGGGATCCATTCTGCCGGTCGTTGCTCCGACCCGATCCGAACTTACCGGCCACACACCGAACCGATGGCGTGGTCGCCATCGAGGCCCCCGGCATTCTGCCCGGCACCCGGCTCGACGCCGAGTTACCCGACATCGCTCCGACCTCGCTCTCGCTGCTCGGCCTGACCATCCCCGAGGTGATGGAAGGTCGGGTCCTTGAGGAGGTTCAAGACCTCTCCCGGATCCAGGCCGCTGCCGGCATGTCCCTTCCGCACCGGCCAGCCATTGATTGA
- the olsG gene encoding ornithine lipid N-methyltransferase yields MNDSFLFLGKFLRHGTAIASLAPSSPWLSRTTVRNIDWDHARVLIELGAGTGPITHELVERAHPDCRLVVLERDADFVKVLRERFPPRPNLDIIEGDVRDLPAMLQERGIEKADTIVSGLPVPSFPKDLQRDLFRMVGQVLKPSGTFNQITEMPWVYLRFYRRYFDEVKFTFEPRNIPPAGAYFCRGVKPIVD; encoded by the coding sequence ATGAACGATTCGTTTCTCTTTCTTGGCAAGTTTCTCCGACATGGAACGGCCATCGCCAGCCTTGCTCCCAGCAGTCCCTGGTTATCTCGGACCACCGTGCGGAATATCGACTGGGACCACGCTCGGGTCCTGATCGAACTGGGAGCCGGGACCGGCCCGATCACCCATGAACTGGTCGAGAGAGCCCACCCGGATTGCCGCCTCGTGGTGCTCGAACGCGACGCCGATTTCGTGAAGGTCCTCCGCGAACGGTTCCCACCCCGACCGAACCTCGACATCATCGAAGGTGATGTCCGCGACCTGCCCGCCATGCTCCAGGAGCGCGGGATCGAAAAGGCGGATACCATCGTCTCGGGCTTACCCGTTCCTTCGTTCCCCAAGGACCTTCAGCGCGATCTGTTCCGGATGGTCGGGCAGGTGCTGAAACCTTCGGGAACCTTCAATCAAATTACGGAGATGCCCTGGGTCTATCTCCGCTTCTATCGCCGTTATTTCGACGAGGTGAAGTTCACCTTCGAACCGCGAAACATCCCTCCCGCCGGTGCGTATTTCTGCCGGGGCGTCAAGCCCATCGTCGATTGA
- a CDS encoding GH3 family domain-containing protein: protein MSRALSPLPWIAGLPPIKAVVNRAIRAAARVSESSRTVDAASAQAGQLNRLLSKARRTRFGRDHLFETILREGKASQDRLVETFQRSVPLRTYEQFWNDYLAEPYPTLRDVTWPGLIPYFALTSGTTQGTTKYIPVSREMLASNRAAAWSMVGSFMASRPDSRIFEGKIFFLGGSTDLETPAPGVHQGDLSAIASLEVSDILRPYTFPPIDLAHETDWDRKLSTLVDQSRMEPITLISGVPSWLLMFFERLLERSGARSVAEVWPTLEVVVHGGVKFDPYRPAFDRILGSDRIALQETYPCSEGFIAYGDQATGLLRLLERNGLFFEFVPVDELDRPDPSRHWLGNVQVGVNYAIVLSTCAGMWAHLVGDTVRFESLDPPLLSFTGRTKYTLSAFGEHLISEEIEAAMAFAAEQSGAAVQEWHAGPVFEGALGHHHFLVEFSTPPTSLDSFRSALDADLSRRNADYAAHRVEGVGLPMPALSSVCPGAFNDWMRSRGKLGGQHKVPRMDGTGQLTAELAEFFRDSGAVRDDRAVGGAMTPPY, encoded by the coding sequence ATGAGTCGAGCATTGTCCCCCCTGCCCTGGATCGCTGGTCTCCCTCCCATCAAGGCCGTCGTGAACCGGGCGATCCGTGCCGCGGCCCGCGTCTCGGAATCCTCTCGAACCGTCGACGCGGCCTCCGCTCAGGCCGGGCAACTGAATCGATTGCTCTCCAAGGCCCGCCGAACGCGATTTGGACGCGACCACCTGTTCGAGACCATTCTTCGAGAAGGGAAAGCCTCGCAAGATCGGCTGGTCGAGACCTTTCAGCGATCGGTTCCACTTCGGACATACGAACAATTCTGGAACGATTATCTCGCCGAACCGTATCCGACGCTGCGCGATGTCACCTGGCCCGGACTCATCCCCTATTTCGCCCTGACCAGCGGGACGACGCAGGGAACGACCAAATATATTCCCGTCTCTCGTGAGATGCTGGCCTCGAACCGAGCCGCGGCCTGGTCGATGGTCGGGTCGTTCATGGCCTCCCGCCCCGATTCCCGAATCTTCGAGGGAAAGATTTTCTTCCTCGGCGGATCGACCGACCTGGAAACACCCGCTCCCGGAGTCCATCAAGGGGACCTCAGCGCGATCGCATCCCTTGAGGTGAGTGATATCCTCCGCCCGTACACCTTTCCCCCCATCGATCTGGCTCACGAGACCGATTGGGACCGAAAGCTTTCGACCCTCGTCGATCAGAGTCGTATGGAGCCGATTACCCTGATCAGCGGTGTTCCGAGCTGGCTCCTGATGTTCTTTGAGCGTCTGCTGGAGCGGAGCGGTGCGCGAAGTGTGGCCGAGGTCTGGCCGACGCTCGAAGTCGTCGTCCACGGCGGGGTGAAGTTCGACCCGTACCGACCTGCGTTCGATCGGATTCTCGGGAGCGATCGCATCGCGCTTCAGGAGACCTACCCCTGCTCCGAAGGCTTCATCGCCTACGGAGATCAGGCAACCGGCCTCCTCCGGCTCCTGGAACGCAACGGACTGTTTTTCGAGTTTGTCCCGGTTGATGAGCTGGATCGTCCCGATCCGTCACGCCACTGGCTCGGGAATGTTCAGGTCGGCGTCAACTATGCGATTGTGCTCTCGACCTGCGCGGGGATGTGGGCGCACTTGGTCGGTGATACGGTGCGGTTCGAATCGCTCGACCCACCCCTCCTGAGTTTCACCGGGAGAACCAAGTACACCCTTTCTGCCTTCGGTGAGCATCTCATCAGCGAGGAAATCGAAGCCGCCATGGCCTTCGCGGCCGAGCAGTCTGGGGCGGCCGTTCAGGAGTGGCACGCCGGGCCAGTCTTTGAGGGAGCTCTCGGCCATCACCACTTCCTGGTCGAGTTTTCGACTCCGCCGACCTCGCTCGATTCCTTCCGATCTGCCCTCGATGCCGACCTGAGCCGACGTAATGCCGACTACGCGGCACACCGGGTCGAAGGAGTGGGCCTGCCAATGCCAGCGCTCTCCTCAGTATGTCCCGGAGCGTTCAACGACTGGATGCGATCGCGGGGAAAACTTGGAGGACAGCACAAGGTGCCGCGCATGGACGGCACCGGCCAGCTCACGGCCGAACTGGCCGAATTTTTCCGAGATTCGGGAGCCGTCCGGGACGATCGCGCCGTCGGTGGGGCGATGACGCCTCCGTATTGA
- a CDS encoding acyl carrier protein yields MDAIRSTIRDFLLLEFLPGEDPDELTDQTPLITGGVLDSISTLRLVVFLEEQFQVSLEAHEAGVDHLDTVEQIASLISRKKAA; encoded by the coding sequence ATGGACGCTATCCGAAGCACAATCCGAGATTTCCTCCTGCTGGAATTTCTTCCGGGAGAAGACCCCGACGAACTGACCGACCAGACCCCCCTGATCACGGGTGGTGTGCTCGACTCGATCAGCACGCTGCGTCTGGTGGTGTTCCTCGAAGAACAGTTCCAGGTCAGTCTTGAAGCCCATGAGGCCGGCGTCGACCATCTGGACACGGTCGAGCAGATTGCCTCGCTCATCTCTCGGAAGAAGGCCGCCTGA